Proteins encoded within one genomic window of Hemitrygon akajei chromosome 13, sHemAka1.3, whole genome shotgun sequence:
- the LOC140737482 gene encoding granzyme K-like isoform X1: MASLQRHFRNGLFAPYCGGALIRPNWVLTAAHCEKTIGSGQVLQAVLGDHSLSKDVTSEQRLRIIKQIPITKYNNLTKKDDIMLVQLETDAKINQYVKVLNLPKRGITDIKSGTRCTVAGWGRTKINNYSDTLQEVKVKVIDRRKCNSMDYYNHRPEITQDMICVGDSKGRGDSCTGDSGGPLICKKMYTGIVSFGKGCAIVKKPGVYTLLTKKYIDWIRDTIGYPLKNAEELY; the protein is encoded by the exons ATGGCATCTCTCCAACGACATTTCAGGAACGGTTTGTTTGCTCCCTATTGCGGAGGTGCTTTGATCAGACCAAACTGGGTACTAACTGCAGCACACTGTGAAAA AACAATTGGATCAGGCCAGGTTCTTCAAGCAGTTCTTGGAGATCATTCTCTTTCGAAGGATGTGACAAGTGAACAAAGACTGCGCATCATCAAACAGATTCCCATTACAAAATACAACAATCTGACTAAGAAAGATGATATCATGCTGGTGCAA CTCGAGACTGATGCAAAAATCAACCAGTATGTGAAAGTACTCAACCTTCCCAAACGAGGAATCACCGACATTAAATCTGGAACAAGGTGCACCGTGGCAGGATGGGgaagaacaaaaataaacaattacTCTGACACACTTCAAGAGGTGAAGGTCAAGGTAATTGATCGCAGAAAATGCAACAGCATGGATTATTACAATCATAGGCCTGAAATAACCCAGGACATGATCTGTGTTGGTGACAGcaagggcagaggagattcatgtaCG GGTGATTCAGGTGGCCCTTTGATATGCAAGAAAATGTATACTGGGATCGTGTCCTTTGGCAAAGGATGTGCAATTGTCAAAAAGCCTGGGGTGTACACTTTACTAACAAAGAAATACATTGATTGGATTCGGGATACAATTGGTTACCCGCTGAAGAATGCTGAAGAGCTGTACTGA
- the LOC140737482 gene encoding granzyme K-like isoform X2 yields MASLQRHFRNGLFAPYCGGALIRPNWVLTAAHCEKTIGSGQVLQAVLGDHSLSKDVTSEQRLRIIKQIPITKYNNLTKKDDIMLVQLETDAKINQYVKVLNLPKRGITDIKSGTRCTVAGWGRTKINNYSDTLQEVKVKGDSGGPLICKKMYTGIVSFGKGCAIVKKPGVYTLLTKKYIDWIRDTIGYPLKNAEELY; encoded by the exons ATGGCATCTCTCCAACGACATTTCAGGAACGGTTTGTTTGCTCCCTATTGCGGAGGTGCTTTGATCAGACCAAACTGGGTACTAACTGCAGCACACTGTGAAAA AACAATTGGATCAGGCCAGGTTCTTCAAGCAGTTCTTGGAGATCATTCTCTTTCGAAGGATGTGACAAGTGAACAAAGACTGCGCATCATCAAACAGATTCCCATTACAAAATACAACAATCTGACTAAGAAAGATGATATCATGCTGGTGCAA CTCGAGACTGATGCAAAAATCAACCAGTATGTGAAAGTACTCAACCTTCCCAAACGAGGAATCACCGACATTAAATCTGGAACAAGGTGCACCGTGGCAGGATGGGgaagaacaaaaataaacaattacTCTGACACACTTCAAGAGGTGAAGGTCAAG GGTGATTCAGGTGGCCCTTTGATATGCAAGAAAATGTATACTGGGATCGTGTCCTTTGGCAAAGGATGTGCAATTGTCAAAAAGCCTGGGGTGTACACTTTACTAACAAAGAAATACATTGATTGGATTCGGGATACAATTGGTTACCCGCTGAAGAATGCTGAAGAGCTGTACTGA